ATAGTTTTTAAGCACCTGTAAAGCCTCGTCGGAAAAAGTGGGGACTGTCTTGCCGCTTTCACGGGCGAACTTAGCGATAAAATGGTTTATCAAAAGCAAAATATCATCGTCCCGCTCCCTTAACGGAGGCAATTCAATCATGATGATATTCAGGCGGTAAAATAAATCCTCCCGGAAGATATTTTTCTTTACCAGCGCCTGCAAATCTTTATTGGTGGAAGAGATTATCCGGATGTTCACTTTCCTTGACTGGCTGGAGCCTATCATGCAGACTTCTTTTTCCTGAAGGACCCTCAAGAGCTTGACCTGCATGGCCGGGGTGGTCTCGCTTATTTCATCCAGAAAAATCGAGCCCCCGTCCGCGGTCTGGAAAAATCCGAGGCGCGATTCCGTGGCGCCGGTAAAAGCGCCCTTGACATAACCGAAAAGCTCGCTCTCCAACAGGGTTTCCGGTATCCCGCCGCAATTTACCGGGATAAACGGGGCTGAGGCTCGTGAACTGCTGTAATGAATCGCCCGGGCAACCAGCTCCTTGCCCGTCCCGCTTTCCCCGAAAATCAGGACCGTGGCGGTGGTAGACGCGGCCTTGCTGATGGCGCTAAATACTTTTTGCATCGCTTCGGATTCTCCGATAATACCCTGCGGGGTGCGCGGCGTGCAATGGCCCTGTCCCAGTGCGGTCTTTCTAATGCGCAATTTATCCAGGGTCCGGCGCACGGCCGATGATAATTCATCATCCGTAAAAGGCTTGGAAAGGTATTCTTCGGCGCCGGTCTTCATCGCCTCGACCGCGCCGTTAATGGAAGCGTATCCGGTAATCATCATTACCTCGGTTTCGTGGGAATTTTCCCGGATATGTTTTATCA
This genomic interval from Planctomycetota bacterium contains the following:
- a CDS encoding sigma-54-dependent Fis family transcriptional regulator, with the protein product METAVVKESILVVDDAPDTLELLRRNLTSQGYQVFTAPNVREAITIFEDNPLDLVITDLKMPGANGLDLIKHIRENSHETEVMMITGYASINGAVEAMKTGAEEYLSKPFTDDELSSAVRRTLDKLRIRKTALGQGHCTPRTPQGIIGESEAMQKVFSAISKAASTTATVLIFGESGTGKELVARAIHYSSSRASAPFIPVNCGGIPETLLESELFGYVKGAFTGATESRLGFFQTADGGSIFLDEISETTPAMQVKLLRVLQEKEVCMIGSSQSRKVNIRIISSTNKDLQALVKKNIFREDLFYRLNIIMIELPPLRERDDDILLLINHFIAKFARESGKTVPTFSDEALQVLKNYHWPGNVRELENVIQRMVVMTDGNAIGVPDLPSLMRFSALNVSDSVKTKPTKTLSQMESEYIKNVLSSVGGNKTKAAEILGIDRKTLRDRLPK